The nucleotide window GCCGAAGGACTACGAGGACCTGCGGGCCTCGATCCGCGATCTCGCCGAGGAGCAGATCGCCCCGCATGCGCACGACGTCGACGACCAGGGCCGCTTCCCCAAGGAGGCGC belongs to Sporichthyaceae bacterium and includes:
- a CDS encoding acyl-CoA dehydrogenase family protein, yielding MAGYKGNKDFDACTLPKDYEDLRASIRDLAEEQIAPHAHDVDDQGRFPKEA